A section of the Bryobacteraceae bacterium genome encodes:
- a CDS encoding citramalate synthase, whose product MRIWTFDTTLRDGTQGESVSFSVDDKILIAQKLDELGIDYIEGGWPMSNPKDKEFFERMKSIPLKHARLTAFGSTRFARNPVEKDPNVAALIEAQTPAISIFGKSWDIHATRVLGISLEDNLALISDTVRYLKEHGREVIYDAEHFFDGFNANPSYALRTLEAAKEAGADVLVLCDTNGGTLTDRLAEIVAEVRRRFDGVLGIHCHNDSDLAVANTLAAVREGVTHVQGCMNGYGERCGNANLASVIANLEAKMGHTTVGPEKLTSLTSVCHYIAELANLPLPPNQPFVGRAAFAHKGGVHVSAVLKDSITYEHIKPSVVGNRQRVLLSDMSGRGNVLYKLEQYGLKDRLTEEAKRELLDRIKTMEYLGYELEAAEGTFELLVREALQPGLHFFEVVSLEVETRKIGNRDSVTTATVILRVNDAIHSATATGEGPMNALDLCLRQCLSTVYPAIANVRLTDYKVRVISTERGTASKVRVLVEWSDHRRSWCTVGVSENIIEASWNALVDAIRLELMRLADRDESIEKAVEDYCWGV is encoded by the coding sequence GGTGGACGACAAGATCCTCATCGCCCAGAAGCTGGACGAGCTGGGCATCGATTACATCGAGGGCGGCTGGCCCATGTCCAACCCGAAGGACAAGGAGTTCTTCGAGCGCATGAAGAGCATCCCGCTCAAGCACGCCCGCCTCACCGCCTTCGGCTCGACGCGCTTCGCCCGCAATCCGGTGGAAAAGGATCCCAACGTGGCCGCGCTGATCGAGGCGCAAACGCCCGCCATCAGCATCTTCGGCAAGAGCTGGGACATCCATGCCACGCGCGTGCTCGGCATCTCGCTGGAGGACAACCTGGCGCTGATCAGCGACACGGTGCGATACCTGAAGGAACACGGCCGCGAGGTCATCTACGACGCCGAGCACTTCTTCGACGGCTTCAACGCGAACCCGTCTTACGCCCTGCGGACGCTGGAGGCCGCCAAAGAGGCCGGCGCCGACGTGCTGGTGCTGTGCGACACCAATGGGGGCACGCTCACCGATCGCCTGGCCGAGATCGTCGCCGAAGTCCGCCGCCGCTTCGACGGCGTGCTTGGCATTCACTGCCACAATGACAGCGACCTGGCAGTGGCCAACACGCTGGCCGCCGTGCGCGAGGGCGTCACTCACGTCCAGGGCTGCATGAACGGCTACGGGGAACGCTGCGGCAACGCGAACCTGGCCTCGGTGATCGCCAACCTCGAAGCCAAGATGGGCCACACGACCGTTGGGCCGGAGAAGCTGACCTCGCTGACTTCGGTCTGCCACTACATCGCCGAGCTCGCCAACCTCCCGCTGCCGCCCAACCAGCCCTTCGTCGGGCGGGCGGCCTTCGCCCACAAGGGCGGCGTGCATGTGTCGGCCGTGTTGAAGGATTCGATCACCTACGAGCACATCAAGCCCAGCGTCGTCGGCAACCGCCAGCGCGTGCTGCTCAGCGACATGAGCGGGCGCGGCAACGTGCTCTACAAGCTCGAACAGTACGGCCTGAAGGACCGGCTGACCGAAGAGGCCAAGCGCGAGCTGCTGGACCGGATCAAGACGATGGAATACCTCGGCTACGAGTTGGAGGCCGCCGAAGGCACCTTTGAACTGCTGGTCCGTGAGGCGCTCCAGCCGGGCCTGCACTTCTTCGAGGTCGTCTCGCTGGAAGTGGAAACGCGCAAGATCGGCAACCGCGACTCGGTGACCACGGCCACTGTCATCCTGCGCGTGAACGACGCGATCCATTCGGCCACCGCCACCGGCGAAGGCCCGATGAACGCGCTCGACCTGTGTCTGCGGCAGTGCCTGTCCACCGTGTATCCGGCCATCGCCAACGTGCGGCTCACCGATTACAAGGTGCGCGTCATTTCGACCGAACGCGGGACCGCCTCCAAGGTGCGCGTGCTGGTGGAATGGAGCGACCATCGCCGCTCCTGGTGCACGGTGGGCGTGAGCGAAAACATCATCGAGGCGAGCTGGAACGCGCTTGTGGACGCCATCCGGCTGGAGCTGATGCGGCTGGCCGACAGGGACGAGAGCATCGAAAAAGCGGTGGAAGACTACTGCTGGGGCGTGTGA